Genomic window (Streptococcus porcinus):
ATGGCTCTGCATGATTGTTCTCCGTTGCAGTGTAGGAGTCATCTTTTCCAAAATTCATTCGATCTCTAGCATCTGCCTTACTAGGTGATTTATAGGTACGAGAGTAAATATTAATCGGCGAAAACTTCTTAGTCCCATTTGGGAACGTTACTTCTTTAGATAGAGTACGCCCTTGTTCTTGTGTAATAACTTGAATGACAGGAATGTTAGCATAAGTCGGGTAAGAAGTCCCCAAATTAAAACCAACAAAGTTTTGGTGAACAAAAGGAAACTGTCCATTAAAGTATAACATGTACTTATGTTTTGTTCCTGAACCCACCAAGGCTGGGCCTACTGAAGGATCTAGCTCTGGACGAATATAACGAGCTAAGTTTGGATTTTTTTTGTCTTGAATCACCCATGGATGGTCAACTACTATCAATTGGCTAAAAAAATTCCAAACCCGCTCATAGATTGGTATGTTACGGACTGCATAGAACTTTTTACTTTCTTCGAAACGTTTCAATTCCCAACCATTTCCGATGGATTTGATATATTTTTGATATATTTTTTGATTAGCCTTCGTTGGCTCAACGCTAACAGATTTATCTATCTTCTCAGCGTTAGCTTCTAATTCTTTACTATTGTAATAGGAAATATAACCCATGCGCTCGAAAATCGTATTTCGATAATTTTCTTTTTTATCTGGTGTTGTCACCATCTTGTTATAATTAGGATCCTGTTTAAAAATCAAATTTGTTGGAACAAGTGTAAAAACAATGACATAAGTCAG
Coding sequences:
- a CDS encoding ABC transporter permease, coding for MKKYIIERILRSLISILLVTTLTYVIVFTLVPTNLIFKQDPNYNKMVTTPDKKENYRNTIFERMGYISYYNSKELEANAEKIDKSVSVEPTKANQKIYQKYIKSIGNGWELKRFEESKKFYAVRNIPIYERVWNFFSQLIVVDHPWVIQDKKNPNLARYIRPELDPSVGPALVGSGTKHKYMLYFNGQFPFVHQNFVGFNLGTSYPTYANIPVIQVITQEQGRTLSKEVTFPNGTKKFSPINIYSRTYKSPSKADARDRMNFGKDDSYTATENNHAEPSMIANSFIIGMIGVLLSYVFGLPIGMLMAYYKDGIFDRFSTGATTFMLALPSIALIYIVRFLGSIVGLPDTFPLLGASDPKSYVLPALILGILGTPGNVVWFRRYLVDLQGSDFVRFARAKGLTEAEISKNHLFKQAMVPIVNGIPQAVVATIAGATLTETVFAFPGMGKMLIDAIKAANNTMVVGLVFIFAVLSILALLAGDILMTILDPRIKLSSKGGK